A part of Fibrobacter sp. genomic DNA contains:
- the thrS gene encoding threonine--tRNA ligase yields MQGESCDHACVGIAEPKSWDACIPIVNKTLWIKSGHADKYNENMFKTMAGDVEMAVKPMNCPCHIQIFNTGLRSWRDLPMRLAEFGKCHRYEPAGTMHGLMRVRGFVQDDAHIFCTEEQIASEVADFCALVKEIYHDFGFDSIVVKFSTRPERRVGSDELWDKAEAALEEATKLAGLDYILNPGEGAFYGPKLEFTLKDSLGRDWQCGTIQVDFNLPQRLGAEYVGKDNQKHIPVMLHRAAVGSIERFLGILIEEFMGDFPLWLAPVQARVLPISEKFAEYAHKVERELVNAGVRCDIDESNEKLGYKFRQCELQKVPYKIIVGEKEMAEGKVSVNKRKEGDKGAMTVQEFLAMTEADRQVVR; encoded by the coding sequence ATGCAAGGCGAGAGCTGTGACCACGCTTGCGTGGGCATTGCCGAGCCGAAGAGCTGGGATGCTTGCATCCCAATCGTGAACAAGACTTTGTGGATCAAGTCCGGTCACGCCGACAAGTACAACGAAAACATGTTCAAGACCATGGCTGGCGACGTTGAAATGGCTGTGAAGCCCATGAACTGCCCCTGCCACATTCAGATCTTCAACACCGGCCTCCGCAGCTGGCGTGATCTCCCGATGCGTCTTGCTGAATTCGGTAAGTGCCACCGTTACGAACCTGCCGGTACCATGCACGGTTTGATGCGCGTCCGCGGCTTCGTGCAGGATGACGCTCATATCTTCTGTACCGAAGAACAGATCGCTTCCGAAGTGGCAGACTTCTGCGCTCTCGTGAAGGAAATCTACCACGACTTCGGTTTCGATTCCATCGTGGTGAAGTTCTCCACCCGTCCGGAACGCCGCGTGGGTTCTGACGAACTTTGGGACAAGGCTGAAGCCGCTCTCGAAGAAGCCACCAAGCTTGCTGGCCTCGACTACATCTTGAACCCGGGCGAAGGCGCCTTCTACGGCCCGAAGCTTGAATTCACCCTGAAGGATTCCCTCGGCCGTGATTGGCAGTGCGGTACCATCCAGGTGGACTTCAACCTGCCCCAGCGCCTCGGTGCAGAATATGTCGGTAAGGACAACCAGAAGCACATCCCCGTTATGCTGCACCGTGCAGCCGTGGGTTCCATCGAACGTTTCCTCGGCATCCTTATCGAAGAATTCATGGGCGATTTCCCGCTGTGGTTGGCTCCGGTCCAGGCACGCGTCCTCCCCATTTCTGAAAAGTTCGCTGAATACGCCCACAAGGTGGAACGCGAACTGGTGAACGCCGGCGTCCGCTGCGACATCGACGAATCCAACGAAAAGCTTGGCTACAAGTTCCGTCAGTGCGAACTCCAGAAGGTTCCGTACAAGATCATCGTTGGCGAAAAGGAAATGGCCGAAGGCAAGGTTTCCGTAAACAAGCGTAAGGAAGGCGATAAGGGCGCTATGACTGTTCAGGAATTCCTCGCTATGACCGAAGCTGATCGCCAGGTCGTTCGCTAA